One Streptomyces sp. CNQ-509 DNA window includes the following coding sequences:
- a CDS encoding phospho-sugar mutase, whose translation MTTNPTADAAGDAAALTARAGAWLAEDPDPDTRAELAALLRDGDTAALADRFAGTLQFGTAGLRGELGAGPMRMNRAVVIRAAAGLAAYLDEQGAGGGLVIVGYDARHKSHAFAEDTAAVMTGAGFRAAVLPRPLPTPVLAFAIRHLGAVAGVTVTASHNPPRDNGYKVYLGGGSQIVPPADAGIAEAIAAVGPLADVPRPAGGWEVLGEEVVEAYLDRAAAVVTPGGPRAVRTVHTALHGVGGTVLAAAFTRAGFPAPVPVAAQAEPDPDFPTVAFPNPEEPGAMDLAFATARAAADGDVDVIIANDPDADRCAVAVPDAAADGGAGWRMLRGDEVGALLATHLVRKGAAGTFAASIVSSSLMGRIARAAGLPYEETLTGFKWLARVDGLRYAYEEALGYCVDPAGVRDKDGITAALLVAELTAELKAAGRTLRDLLDDIAVEHGLHATDQLSVRVDDLDVIATAMRRLRTAPPRSAAGLRVTRAEDLSKGTPALPPTDGLRYTLGGDEARGVAAARVIVRPSGTEPKLKCYLEAVIPVPAGLPGLPAARATAAEVLADLKADLSTAAGL comes from the coding sequence GTGACGACGAATCCGACCGCGGACGCCGCCGGCGACGCCGCCGCGCTCACCGCCCGTGCCGGGGCCTGGCTCGCCGAGGACCCCGACCCCGACACCCGGGCCGAGCTGGCGGCCCTGCTGCGGGACGGCGACACCGCCGCCCTCGCGGACCGCTTCGCCGGCACGCTGCAGTTCGGCACCGCCGGGCTCCGCGGTGAGCTGGGCGCGGGGCCGATGCGGATGAACCGGGCGGTCGTCATCCGCGCCGCCGCGGGGCTGGCCGCGTACCTCGACGAGCAGGGCGCGGGCGGCGGCCTGGTGATCGTCGGCTACGACGCCCGGCACAAGAGCCACGCCTTCGCCGAGGACACGGCGGCCGTCATGACCGGCGCCGGCTTCCGGGCCGCGGTCCTGCCCCGCCCGCTGCCGACGCCGGTGCTGGCCTTCGCGATCCGGCACCTCGGCGCGGTCGCCGGGGTCACCGTCACCGCCAGCCACAACCCGCCGCGGGACAACGGCTACAAGGTCTACCTCGGCGGTGGCTCGCAGATCGTCCCGCCCGCCGACGCCGGGATCGCCGAGGCCATCGCCGCGGTGGGCCCGCTCGCGGACGTGCCCCGTCCGGCGGGCGGCTGGGAGGTGCTGGGCGAGGAGGTCGTGGAGGCGTACCTCGACCGGGCCGCCGCGGTCGTCACCCCGGGCGGCCCCCGTGCCGTACGGACCGTGCACACCGCGCTGCACGGCGTCGGCGGCACCGTCCTCGCCGCCGCCTTCACCCGCGCCGGCTTCCCGGCCCCGGTGCCGGTCGCGGCGCAGGCGGAGCCGGATCCGGACTTCCCGACCGTCGCGTTCCCCAACCCGGAGGAGCCGGGGGCGATGGACCTGGCGTTCGCCACGGCCCGCGCGGCGGCGGACGGCGATGTGGACGTGATCATCGCCAACGACCCCGACGCGGACCGCTGCGCGGTGGCGGTACCGGACGCGGCGGCGGACGGCGGCGCGGGCTGGCGGATGCTGCGCGGCGACGAGGTCGGCGCCCTGCTGGCCACGCACCTCGTACGGAAGGGGGCCGCGGGCACCTTCGCCGCGTCCATCGTCTCGTCGTCACTCATGGGCCGGATCGCGCGGGCCGCGGGCCTGCCGTACGAGGAGACGCTGACCGGCTTCAAGTGGCTGGCCCGGGTCGACGGCCTGCGCTACGCCTACGAGGAGGCCCTCGGCTACTGCGTCGACCCGGCGGGCGTCCGCGACAAGGACGGCATCACCGCGGCCCTGCTCGTCGCGGAGCTGACGGCGGAGCTGAAGGCGGCGGGCCGTACGCTCCGGGACCTGCTGGACGACATCGCCGTGGAGCACGGGCTGCACGCCACGGACCAGCTCTCCGTCCGCGTGGACGACCTCGACGTGATCGCGACGGCGATGCGGCGCCTCCGCACGGCCCCGCCCCGCTCGGCGGCGGGCCTGCGGGTGACGCGGGCCGAGGACCTGTCGAAGGGCACCCCGGCGCTGCCGCCGACGGACGGCCTCCGCTACACCCTGGGCGGCGACGAGGCCCGGGGGGTGGCGGCGGCCAGGGTGATCGTCCGCCCGAGCGGCACGGAGCCGAAGCTGAAGTGCTACCTGGAGGCCGTGATCCCGGTCCCGGCCGGGCTCCCGGGCCTCCCGGCGGCACGGGCGACGGCGGCGGAGGTCCTGGCTGACCTGAAAGCGGACCTTTCCACGGCAGCGGGTCTCTGA
- a CDS encoding Txe/YoeB family addiction module toxin has translation MRSVHFDPDGWEDFLFWLASDRKKARRITRLIAEIQRTPFEGIGKPEPLKADLSGYWSRRIDDEHRLVYRADDKEVRILKARYHYSD, from the coding sequence ATGCGAAGCGTGCACTTCGACCCTGACGGGTGGGAGGACTTCCTGTTCTGGCTGGCCTCGGACCGGAAGAAGGCCCGAAGGATCACCCGCCTCATCGCAGAGATCCAGCGCACTCCGTTCGAAGGTATCGGCAAACCTGAACCTCTCAAGGCAGATCTATCAGGCTACTGGTCCCGCCGAATCGACGACGAACACCGCCTCGTCTACCGCGCCGATGACAAGGAAGTGAGGATCCTTAAAGCCCGCTACCACTACAGCGACTGA
- a CDS encoding purine-nucleoside phosphorylase: MNASSPHAAPDAAAAADRLRELTGAETHDVALVMGSGWVPAAEALGAPEHELRVTELPGFPPPAVEGHSGRIRSYRLGDKRALVFLGRTHFYEGHGVAAVAHGVRTAAAAGCKTVVLTNGCGGLREGMRPGQPVLICDHINLTAASPIEGAHFVDLTDLYSPRLRALCKQVDPSLEEGVYAQLPGPHYETPAEIEMLRRLGADLVGMSTVLEAIAAREAGAEVLGISLVTNLAAGMTGEPLSHEEVLQAGRDSAARMGGLLAEVLRRV; encoded by the coding sequence GTGAACGCATCCTCTCCGCACGCCGCCCCCGACGCGGCGGCCGCCGCCGACCGCCTCCGCGAACTCACCGGGGCCGAAACCCACGACGTCGCCCTCGTGATGGGCTCCGGCTGGGTACCGGCGGCGGAAGCGCTGGGCGCGCCCGAGCACGAGCTGCGCGTCACCGAGCTGCCCGGCTTCCCGCCGCCCGCGGTGGAGGGCCACTCCGGGCGGATCCGCTCGTACCGGCTGGGCGACAAACGGGCGCTGGTCTTCCTCGGCCGCACGCACTTCTACGAGGGCCACGGCGTCGCCGCCGTGGCGCACGGCGTGCGTACGGCCGCGGCGGCGGGCTGCAAGACGGTGGTGCTCACCAACGGCTGCGGCGGGCTGCGCGAGGGCATGCGGCCCGGGCAGCCGGTGCTGATCTGCGACCACATCAACCTCACCGCGGCCTCGCCGATCGAGGGCGCGCACTTCGTCGACCTGACGGATCTGTACTCGCCGCGGCTGCGGGCGCTCTGCAAGCAGGTGGACCCCAGCCTGGAGGAGGGCGTCTACGCCCAGTTGCCGGGACCGCACTACGAGACGCCGGCCGAGATCGAGATGCTCCGCCGTCTCGGCGCCGACCTGGTGGGCATGTCGACGGTCCTGGAGGCCATCGCCGCCCGCGAGGCGGGCGCCGAGGTGCTGGGGATCTCGCTGGTGACGAACCTGGCGGCGGGCATGACCGGCGAGCCGCTGAGCCACGAGGAGGTCCTTCAGGCGGGGCGCGACTCGGCGGCGCGGATGGGCGGGCTGCTGGCCGAGGTGCTGCGCCGGGTGTGA
- a CDS encoding NAD(P)H-quinone dehydrogenase, whose translation MGYVTRIVIIGGGPGGYEAALVAAQLGAEVTVVDSDGLGGASVLTDCVPSKTLIATAEVMTTFDSSYEELGIIVADDTPPEEQAARVVGVDLGKVNARVKRLALAQSEDITTSVTRAGGRVVRGRASVSPQQAPDGSRTVRVTGAAVGEPAELVADAVLVATGGSPRELPDAQPDGERILNWKQVYDLDELPAELIVVGSGVTGAEFAGAYQALGSRVTLVSSRDRVLPGEDPDAAAVLEDVFRRRGMNVMSRSRAQGAKRVGDRVEVTLNDGRVITGSHCLMAVGAVPNTRGIGLEEAGVRLTDSGHVWTDKVSRTSAPGIYAAGDCTGVFALASVAAMQGRIAMYHFLGETVAPLRLKTVSANVFTDPEIATVGYQQSDVDEGRIDARVMKLPLLRNPRAKMQGVRDGFVKLICRPGTGIVVGGVVVAPRASELIHPISIAVDNNLTVEQIAKAFTVYPSLSGSIAEVARQLQASKPGGDD comes from the coding sequence ATGGGGTACGTGACTCGGATCGTGATCATCGGTGGCGGCCCCGGCGGGTACGAGGCGGCGCTCGTCGCCGCGCAGCTCGGCGCGGAGGTGACGGTCGTCGACAGCGACGGCCTGGGCGGTGCGTCGGTGCTCACCGACTGCGTGCCGTCGAAGACGCTGATCGCCACCGCGGAGGTGATGACGACCTTCGACTCCTCGTACGAGGAGCTGGGCATCATCGTCGCGGACGACACGCCTCCGGAGGAGCAGGCCGCGCGCGTCGTCGGCGTGGACCTGGGCAAGGTCAACGCCCGGGTGAAGCGCCTCGCGCTGGCCCAGTCCGAGGACATCACCACGAGCGTGACCCGCGCCGGCGGCCGGGTCGTACGGGGCCGGGCGAGCGTCTCGCCGCAGCAGGCCCCGGACGGCTCGCGCACGGTCCGGGTGACCGGGGCGGCCGTGGGGGAGCCCGCGGAGCTGGTCGCGGACGCGGTGCTCGTCGCCACCGGCGGCAGCCCGCGCGAGCTGCCCGACGCGCAGCCCGACGGCGAGCGGATCCTCAACTGGAAGCAGGTCTACGACCTCGACGAGCTGCCCGCGGAGCTGATCGTCGTCGGCTCCGGCGTCACCGGCGCGGAGTTCGCGGGCGCGTACCAGGCGCTCGGCTCGCGGGTCACGCTGGTCTCCAGCCGGGACCGGGTGCTGCCGGGCGAGGACCCGGACGCGGCGGCGGTGCTGGAGGACGTCTTCCGGCGCCGCGGGATGAACGTGATGAGCCGCTCCCGCGCGCAGGGCGCCAAGCGCGTCGGCGACCGGGTCGAGGTGACGCTCAACGACGGCCGTGTGATCACCGGTTCGCACTGCCTGATGGCGGTCGGCGCGGTGCCCAACACCCGCGGCATCGGCCTGGAGGAGGCCGGGGTGCGGCTGACGGACTCCGGGCACGTCTGGACCGACAAGGTGTCGCGCACGAGCGCGCCGGGCATCTACGCGGCGGGCGACTGCACGGGCGTCTTCGCGCTCGCCTCGGTGGCGGCGATGCAGGGCCGGATCGCGATGTACCACTTCCTCGGCGAGACCGTCGCGCCGCTGCGGCTGAAGACGGTCTCCGCGAATGTGTTCACGGACCCCGAGATTGCCACGGTGGGTTACCAGCAGTCGGATGTGGACGAGGGGCGCATTGATGCGCGGGTGATGAAACTGCCGCTGCTGCGCAACCCGCGGGCCAAGATGCAGGGGGTGCGCGACGGATTCGTGAAGCTGATCTGCCGCCCCGGGACCGGGATCGTGGTAGGGGGCGTGGTAGTCGCGCCGCGGGCGAGCGAGCTGATCCACCCCATCTCGATCGCCGTCGACAACAATCTGACCGTCGAGCAGATCGCGAAGGCGTTTACCGTCTATCCCTCGCTGTCGGGGTCGATCGCCGAGGTCGCGCGGCAGCTCCAGGCCAGCAAGCCGGGCGGCGACGACTAG
- a CDS encoding type II toxin-antitoxin system Phd/YefM family antitoxin translates to MSISASEARKTLFPLIERVNDDHTPVRITSRSGDAVLMSADDFDAWQETIYLLRSPANARRLMEAVARDKAGSAAVSVSIDELENMAGGQE, encoded by the coding sequence ATGTCGATAAGCGCCAGCGAAGCGCGTAAGACCCTCTTCCCGCTCATCGAGCGGGTCAACGACGACCACACTCCCGTACGCATCACCTCCCGCAGCGGTGACGCGGTGCTGATGTCGGCCGACGACTTCGACGCCTGGCAGGAAACCATCTACCTGCTGCGCTCCCCGGCCAACGCCCGGCGGCTGATGGAAGCCGTCGCCCGTGACAAGGCGGGTTCCGCCGCGGTCAGCGTCAGTATCGATGAGCTGGAGAACATGGCAGGCGGACAGGAGTAA
- a CDS encoding TetR/AcrR family transcriptional regulator, which produces MGTVQGRPMRADARRNYERLLGEAAVAFAEHGADASLEEIARRAGVGIGTLYRHFPDRFALMGEVFQTQVDELDAAARALTAEAGTPMGALAAWMRRYVDVSSTIRGVAATLMDEGLMVNCKEQLRETVELLASRARRSGELRADVARDDLLRLTSAIAYAAEKASAKNPEDTEIADRLLGLVLDGLRTRPPS; this is translated from the coding sequence ATGGGAACGGTGCAGGGCCGGCCGATGCGCGCGGACGCGCGCCGCAACTACGAGCGGCTGCTCGGCGAGGCCGCGGTGGCCTTCGCCGAGCACGGCGCGGACGCCTCGCTGGAGGAGATCGCGCGCCGCGCGGGCGTCGGCATCGGCACGCTGTACCGACACTTCCCCGACCGCTTCGCGCTCATGGGCGAGGTGTTCCAGACGCAGGTGGACGAGCTGGACGCGGCGGCGCGGGCACTGACGGCGGAGGCCGGGACGCCGATGGGGGCGCTGGCGGCGTGGATGCGGCGGTACGTGGACGTGTCGTCGACGATCCGCGGGGTCGCGGCGACGCTGATGGATGAAGGTCTGATGGTCAACTGCAAGGAGCAGTTGCGGGAGACGGTCGAACTGCTGGCTTCGCGCGCGCGCCGGTCCGGCGAACTGCGGGCGGACGTCGCACGGGACGACCTGCTGCGGCTGACGAGCGCGATCGCGTACGCGGCGGAGAAGGCGTCGGCGAAGAACCCGGAGGACACGGAGATCGCGGACCGCCTCCTGGGCCTGGTCCTGGACGGCCTGCGCACCCGGCCTCCGTCCTGA
- a CDS encoding MFS transporter produces the protein MAAPTTSPAHPSGEPGRPRPGSAANGWPAVVSVTLGIFAIVTTEILPIGLLTEIGTSFTVSDGSAGLMMTMPGLLAAASAPVVTAASAHVDRRLMLCAFMALLAGANFLAAAAPDYWVVLASRVVVGVVIGGFWSIGASLAERLVPAPSVGRAKAVIFSAVPLGSVLGVPAGTLLGDLADWRTAFVALGALTVGVLVMLLVSVPLLPPTRTTRLHVLRGMLRGVNTRFALVVTVLIVLAHFGAYTYVTPFLEQVTEAGPRLITGLLLVYGAAGIIGNFLGGALVTRRPRGTFGLVAVVIAAATLLLPVLGGRPFGAVALLVLWGVAYGAVPVSSQTWFAKAAPHAPEAAAVLFTASFQATIALGALAGGVAVDQTSPSAVMTFGGGAAVLAAVAVWIHRTRRLTWPDGT, from the coding sequence ATGGCTGCACCGACCACCTCCCCCGCACACCCGTCCGGCGAGCCCGGCCGCCCACGCCCCGGCTCCGCGGCGAACGGCTGGCCGGCCGTCGTCTCGGTGACGCTCGGCATCTTCGCGATCGTCACCACGGAGATCCTGCCGATCGGTCTCCTCACCGAGATCGGGACGAGCTTCACCGTTTCCGACGGGAGTGCCGGGCTCATGATGACCATGCCGGGCCTCCTCGCGGCGGCCTCCGCCCCGGTGGTGACGGCGGCGTCCGCCCACGTCGACCGCCGCCTGATGCTGTGTGCGTTCATGGCCCTGCTGGCCGGCGCGAACTTCCTGGCCGCCGCGGCGCCCGACTACTGGGTCGTCCTGGCGTCACGGGTCGTCGTCGGCGTCGTCATCGGCGGCTTCTGGTCGATCGGCGCCTCGCTGGCCGAGCGCCTGGTGCCCGCCCCGTCGGTGGGCCGCGCCAAGGCGGTGATCTTCTCCGCGGTACCGCTCGGTTCGGTTCTCGGCGTACCGGCCGGCACCCTCCTCGGAGACCTGGCCGACTGGCGCACCGCGTTCGTGGCCCTGGGCGCCCTGACCGTCGGCGTACTGGTCATGCTGCTGGTCTCCGTGCCGCTCCTGCCGCCCACGCGGACCACCCGGCTCCACGTCCTGCGCGGCATGCTGCGAGGCGTCAACACCCGCTTCGCACTCGTGGTCACGGTCCTGATCGTGCTGGCGCACTTCGGCGCGTACACCTACGTGACGCCGTTCCTGGAGCAGGTCACCGAAGCCGGCCCCCGACTGATCACCGGTCTCCTGCTGGTCTACGGTGCCGCCGGCATCATCGGCAACTTCCTCGGCGGCGCCCTGGTCACCCGCCGTCCCCGCGGGACCTTCGGTCTCGTCGCGGTCGTGATCGCCGCCGCCACGCTCCTGCTCCCCGTCCTGGGGGGCCGGCCGTTCGGTGCCGTGGCGCTGCTGGTCCTCTGGGGCGTGGCCTACGGGGCGGTCCCCGTCTCGTCCCAGACGTGGTTCGCCAAGGCGGCGCCCCACGCGCCCGAGGCGGCGGCGGTGCTGTTCACCGCCTCCTTCCAGGCCACGATCGCCCTCGGTGCCCTGGCCGGCGGCGTCGCCGTGGACCAGACCTCACCGTCCGCCGTCATGACGTTCGGCGGCGGCGCGGCCGTCCTCGCGGCCGTCGCTGTGTGGATACACCGCACCCGGCGCCTGACATGGCCGGACGGCACCTGA
- a CDS encoding C40 family peptidase, giving the protein MDKLKDREASLREQEKDLRAKLAEARQLKAELSAREREESDKLERAERAEAERRAREHARREAAEQRRLRAQQEETRQELAEGTITGEATAPAEDGPVSEGAEAAIAFAEAQVGEPYVWGATGPGTWDCTGLTQAAWRAAGVEIPRVTWDQVTAGTSVPVDELRPGDLVFFFDDISHVGLYTGGGHMIHAPRPGASARSESICTMPIHSAIRPG; this is encoded by the coding sequence GTGGACAAGCTGAAGGACCGCGAGGCGTCGCTGCGCGAGCAGGAGAAGGACTTGCGGGCCAAGCTCGCCGAGGCCCGGCAATTGAAGGCGGAGCTGAGCGCCCGCGAGCGCGAGGAGTCCGACAAGCTGGAGCGCGCGGAGCGCGCCGAGGCCGAGCGGCGGGCCCGTGAGCACGCCCGGCGGGAGGCCGCCGAGCAGCGCAGGTTGCGGGCGCAGCAGGAGGAGACGCGGCAGGAGCTGGCGGAGGGGACCATCACCGGGGAGGCCACCGCGCCCGCCGAGGACGGGCCCGTATCCGAGGGGGCGGAGGCCGCCATCGCCTTCGCCGAGGCGCAGGTGGGCGAGCCGTACGTTTGGGGCGCCACCGGGCCCGGCACCTGGGACTGCACAGGACTCACGCAGGCCGCGTGGCGGGCGGCCGGGGTGGAGATCCCCCGCGTGACGTGGGACCAGGTCACCGCCGGCACCTCCGTGCCCGTGGACGAACTGCGCCCGGGCGACCTGGTCTTCTTCTTCGACGACATCAGCCACGTCGGCCTCTACACCGGTGGCGGCCACATGATCCACGCCCCGCGCCCCGGCGCCTCCGCCCGGTCCGAGTCGATCTGCACGATGCCGATCCACAGCGCGATCCGCCCCGGATGA
- a CDS encoding MFS transporter: MSTSLRTPAGHGIRGHGRKVRGARPGLALTTIVATQLMFLVDATVVNVALPDIALDLGFSPTRMSWILNLYTLAFGGLLLLGSRIGDRIGRRRALVTGVLAFTAASLLAGLAPSGGLLLFARTAQGAAAALAAPSTLALIATTFPEGRQRARALAVFASISGAGAALGLVLGGALTDLASWHWVFLINLPVGLAIAWLAPRHLDETPRQRGPFDALGALLGTLGMTSLVYAFIRTAEQGWSDGLALGAFAAAAALLGTFLAVELRVRRPLVVLSLFADRNRSVSYGTMLMVPAGMFGVFYFTTQYLQRFLDYSPFRAGLAFLALTLPLFAASRFAPRAQARFGPKRTALAGLTLNTAGILWLTRLDASSGYADGLLGPLLLMGVGVGLTMMQLTTLILSGVEPEDAGSASGLLQTMQYVGGSLGLSVLVSVFDMRLRHSAGHTFFDGTGAAFTAAAAFSAVALLLMAGARNTTRTP; encoded by the coding sequence GTGTCCACATCCCTGCGCACGCCCGCCGGCCACGGCATCCGCGGTCACGGCCGAAAGGTCCGCGGCGCCCGCCCGGGGCTCGCCCTCACCACGATCGTCGCCACCCAGCTCATGTTCCTGGTCGACGCCACGGTGGTGAACGTCGCACTCCCCGACATCGCTCTCGACCTCGGCTTCTCCCCGACCCGGATGTCCTGGATCCTCAACCTCTACACCCTCGCCTTCGGCGGCCTGCTGCTCCTCGGCAGCCGTATAGGCGACCGCATAGGCCGCCGCCGCGCCCTCGTCACCGGCGTGCTCGCCTTCACCGCCGCCTCCCTCCTCGCCGGCCTCGCGCCCAGCGGCGGCCTGCTCCTCTTCGCCCGTACCGCCCAGGGGGCCGCCGCGGCCCTCGCCGCCCCCAGCACCCTCGCCCTGATCGCCACCACCTTCCCCGAAGGCCGCCAACGCGCCCGCGCGCTCGCCGTCTTCGCCTCCATCAGCGGCGCCGGCGCCGCGCTCGGCCTGGTCCTCGGCGGCGCGCTCACCGACCTCGCGTCCTGGCACTGGGTCTTCCTGATCAACCTGCCCGTCGGCCTCGCCATCGCCTGGCTCGCCCCCCGCCACCTCGACGAAACCCCGCGCCAGCGCGGCCCGTTCGACGCCCTCGGCGCCCTGCTCGGCACCCTGGGCATGACCTCGCTCGTCTACGCCTTCATCCGCACCGCCGAGCAGGGCTGGAGCGACGGCCTCGCCCTCGGCGCCTTCGCCGCCGCCGCGGCGCTCCTCGGCACCTTCCTCGCCGTCGAACTCCGCGTCCGCCGCCCGCTGGTGGTCCTGTCGCTCTTCGCCGACCGCAACCGCTCGGTCTCGTACGGGACGATGCTGATGGTCCCCGCCGGGATGTTCGGGGTCTTCTACTTCACCACCCAGTACCTGCAGCGGTTCCTCGACTACAGCCCGTTCCGCGCCGGCCTGGCGTTCCTGGCGCTCACCCTGCCGCTCTTCGCCGCCTCGCGGTTCGCGCCGCGCGCCCAGGCCAGGTTCGGGCCGAAGCGCACCGCGCTGGCGGGGCTTACCCTCAACACCGCCGGCATCCTGTGGCTCACCCGCCTCGACGCCTCCTCCGGCTACGCCGACGGGCTGCTGGGCCCGCTGCTGCTCATGGGCGTCGGGGTCGGGCTGACGATGATGCAGCTCACCACCCTCATCCTCAGCGGCGTCGAGCCCGAGGACGCGGGCTCCGCCTCCGGGCTGCTGCAGACGATGCAGTACGTCGGCGGCAGCCTGGGCCTGTCCGTCCTGGTCTCCGTCTTCGACATGCGCCTGCGGCACTCCGCCGGGCACACGTTCTTCGACGGTACGGGCGCCGCGTTCACCGCCGCGGCGGCGTTCTCCGCGGTCGCGCTGCTGCTCATGGCGGGGGCCAGGAACACGACCCGTACGCCGTGA
- a CDS encoding DeoR/GlpR family DNA-binding transcription regulator, with the protein MFAAERRQLILEMVRANGAVSLRELARVVQTSEVTVRRDVRALEAEGLLDRRHGGAVLPGGFTRESGFPQKSHLATAEKTAIADLAAGFVEEGEAVVVGAGTTTQELARRLARIPGLTVVTNSLLVAQALAHANRVEVVMTGGTLRGSNYALVGSGAEQSLQGLRVSRAFLSGSGLTAERGLSTSNMLSASVDRALVQAAAEVVVLADHSKLGTDTMFQTVPTDVITRLVTDEPPPSDERAATELQALADQGVQIAVAGPEQSAGGDGGPPAPPRHPRHGGERRRTEDSVPLPGQRRTPQPAPTTMRPATPLPDQNRVADLAPRRR; encoded by the coding sequence GTGTTCGCTGCAGAACGTCGTCAGTTGATCCTGGAAATGGTACGGGCCAATGGGGCCGTATCCCTCCGAGAGCTTGCCCGAGTCGTACAGACCTCCGAGGTGACCGTACGCCGAGACGTACGCGCCCTGGAAGCAGAAGGGTTGCTGGACCGAAGGCACGGAGGTGCGGTCCTTCCGGGTGGTTTCACCCGTGAGTCCGGCTTCCCGCAGAAATCACATCTTGCGACCGCGGAGAAGACCGCGATCGCCGATCTTGCCGCCGGATTCGTCGAGGAGGGCGAGGCCGTCGTCGTCGGTGCCGGTACGACCACGCAGGAGCTGGCCCGCCGGCTCGCGCGCATCCCCGGCCTGACGGTCGTCACCAACTCCCTGCTCGTCGCCCAGGCGCTGGCGCACGCGAACCGGGTCGAAGTCGTCATGACCGGCGGCACGCTGCGCGGCAGCAACTACGCGCTGGTGGGCAGCGGTGCCGAGCAGTCCCTCCAGGGGCTGCGCGTCTCGCGCGCGTTCCTCTCCGGCAGCGGGCTGACCGCCGAGCGGGGGCTGTCGACGTCCAACATGCTGTCGGCGAGCGTCGACCGGGCGCTGGTGCAGGCGGCGGCGGAGGTCGTGGTGCTCGCGGACCACTCCAAGCTGGGCACCGACACGATGTTCCAGACGGTGCCCACCGACGTGATCACGAGGCTGGTCACGGACGAGCCGCCGCCGAGCGACGAACGGGCGGCGACGGAGCTGCAGGCCCTGGCGGACCAGGGGGTGCAGATCGCGGTGGCGGGCCCGGAGCAGTCCGCGGGCGGTGACGGCGGCCCCCCGGCACCCCCCCGGCACCCCCGGCACGGGGGTGAGCGGCGCCGCACCGAGGACAGCGTGCCCCTCCCGGGCCAGCGCCGCACCCCCCAACCCGCCCCCACCACCATGCGCCCGGCCACCCCGCTCCCCGACCAGAACAGAGTCGCCGACCTGGCCCCCCGCCGCCGGTAG